CATGGATCAATCCTACCCTGCCCTATGCCTCGCGCGTCGCCACCATCGGCGGCACGCGGGAGGCACGGCGCGCCGGCTGCAGCACGGCGAGCTGACCGAGCGCGAGGACCAGCACGGCGGCCACAAGGATGTAGAGCAGCGAGAGGCGCGCCATCTCGTAATGCGTGACCAGCCACAGATTCAGCAGTATCGCCGCGGCGATACCGATGACGACGCCGACCAGGCTGATCATCAGATTTTCGATCTGGAAATAACACAAAATGTCGCGGCGGCGTGCACCGAGCGCGCGGCGGATGCCGATCTGCCGATGACGCTGCCCCACCCAGAAATTGGCCAGGCCGACAATGCCGGCGGCCGTGACCAGCAGCAGCACGCCGCAGATCACGCTCATCAGAATGGCCATGCCGCGGTCGCGGCGATAGGCGTTGGCGCGCACCTCCTCATAGCTGCGCATGCGCGAAATCACCCGCATGCGATCGCTGGCGAGCAGACGCTGTTCGACGGCCTTCATCGCCTCGTCGCGGCGACCGGGTTCGGCACGCACGATCAGATAGCCGCCAGGCTCTGCGATCGAGCGGTATGGCACCAGTATCGTGTTTTCATAGAAACCGTCGGCCCAGGCGCCGCCGACCCAGGGCGTCTGCAGGCGCTCGACGATGCCCACGACCGTCGAGGGGGACACCTTGTCGCTGAGGTACAAGGTATTTCCGAGC
The genomic region above belongs to Gammaproteobacteria bacterium and contains:
- a CDS encoding ABC transporter permease, with amino-acid sequence MSLKPILSALLHNKAGAILISLQIALTLAIICNALFIIHQRLSYIDRPSGLDESELFTFINVWVGRPADQNLADLLLRDLQTLRSTPGVVDAFFSNSYPLRGGGWSTGLQRQLGDKQPRAHAALYMVDEHALATYGAQLVAGRNFTAADVNEYGSQETMEPKVVMLTRAIADKLFPDGDALGNTLYLSDKVSPSTVVGIVERLQTPWVGGAWADGFYENTILVPYRSIAEPGGYLIVRAEPGRRDEAMKAVEQRLLASDRMRVISRMRSYEEVRANAYRRDRGMAILMSVICGVLLLVTAAGIVGLANFWVGQRHRQIGIRRALGARRRDILCYFQIENLMISLVGVVIGIAAAILLNLWLVTHYEMARLSLLYILVAAVLVLALGQLAVLQPARRASRVPPMVATREA